A window from Candidatus Delongbacteria bacterium encodes these proteins:
- a CDS encoding DNA polymerase I, producing NGYVSTLFNRKTFIPEINSQNYMTRQFGKRIAMNAPIQGTAADILKIAMVKIKENFDKANLKSQIILQIHDEVVLDVYPEELDQAIKITKETMENAVDFKTKLVANYSSGKNLFEVK from the coding sequence AATGGTTATGTATCAACATTATTTAATCGAAAAACATTTATTCCTGAAATTAATTCCCAAAATTATATGACAAGACAATTTGGTAAAAGAATTGCTATGAATGCACCAATCCAAGGCACTGCTGCGGATATATTAAAAATAGCTATGGTTAAGATTAAAGAGAATTTTGACAAAGCCAATCTTAAATCACAAATCATTCTGCAAATCCATGATGAAGTCGTACTGGATGTATATCCAGAAGAACTTGATCAAGCAATCAAAATTACAAAAGAAACAATGGAAAATGCAGTCGATTTTAAAACGAAATTAGTAGCTAATTATTCAAGTGGTAAGAACTTATTCGAGGTGAAATAA
- the mutM gene encoding DNA-formamidopyrimidine glycosylase gives MPELPEVETVKETLKIHLIGQKIKSIIAPYPNIIKMDLDSFKQKVLNQTFTDIRRYGKYLFFVLNDYTLVSHLRMEGKYYLRQDLNQITKHEHVIFQLNSGEFLSYHDVRKFGTMELVEKGKEFTLLSVKKLGVEANQNNIDINSVFKKFNKASRPIKSLLLDQSVLTGLGNIYVDETLFRAKIHPQELASNLDINEVANIIENAKIVLDKAIKLGGTTIRTYQSSFGVDGRFQNELKVHTLVNKPCSVCGTKIEKIKVGGRGTYLCPNCQKRKEL, from the coding sequence ATGCCAGAATTACCTGAAGTAGAAACGGTAAAAGAGACTTTAAAAATACACTTAATTGGCCAAAAGATAAAAAGTATTATAGCTCCTTATCCTAATATTATTAAAATGGATTTAGATAGTTTTAAACAAAAAGTTTTAAATCAAACTTTCACCGATATCAGACGTTATGGCAAATATTTATTTTTTGTTTTAAACGATTACACCTTGGTCAGTCATCTGAGGATGGAAGGTAAATATTACTTACGCCAAGATTTAAACCAAATCACAAAGCATGAACATGTGATTTTCCAACTCAACAGTGGCGAGTTTTTATCATATCATGATGTCAGAAAGTTTGGTACTATGGAATTGGTAGAAAAAGGTAAAGAATTCACGCTTTTAAGTGTGAAAAAATTGGGTGTTGAAGCTAACCAAAACAATATAGATATCAATTCAGTTTTCAAGAAATTCAATAAAGCTAGTCGACCTATTAAATCCTTATTGTTGGATCAGTCTGTTCTAACGGGTTTAGGTAATATTTATGTTGATGAAACGCTTTTTAGAGCGAAAATTCATCCGCAAGAATTAGCTAGTAACCTAGATATTAATGAAGTTGCTAATATTATTGAAAACGCAAAAATTGTTTTGGATAAGGCAATTAAGTTGGGTGGAACTACTATTAGAACCTATCAGTCGAGTTTTGGCGTTGATGGTAGATTCCAAAATGAACTTAAAGTACATACACTGGTTAATAAACCTTGTTCTGTTTGTGGCACAAAAATAGAAAAAATAAAAGTTGGTGGCAGAGGAACTTATCTATGTCCAAATTGTCAAAAAAGGAAAGAATTATGA
- a CDS encoding dephospho-CoA kinase, with amino-acid sequence MMKRIGLTGGIASGKSLISNFFEEKNVIVLDADKIYKNLLKTNKILYNEIKKEFNLDELDLQQLASIVFNDESKLKRLNKITHPFVIRSFTEQMKKLSKTEKIVVLDIPLLFEAKMEDFCDEIICVYVDEEIQKQRLIERNNLSEEEALNRIRSQMPLSEKCKLSDYIIDNSQDIEFSHNQFELIFKKIKESIHVI; translated from the coding sequence ATTATGAAAAGAATTGGCTTAACCGGCGGAATCGCTTCCGGGAAATCATTGATCAGTAATTTTTTTGAAGAGAAAAATGTCATTGTTTTAGATGCTGATAAAATCTATAAAAATCTATTAAAAACAAACAAAATATTGTATAATGAAATCAAGAAAGAGTTTAATCTTGATGAACTTGATTTACAACAACTTGCGAGTATAGTCTTCAATGACGAATCAAAATTAAAAAGACTCAATAAAATTACTCATCCATTTGTTATTAGATCTTTTACAGAACAAATGAAAAAATTATCTAAGACAGAAAAAATAGTAGTCCTGGATATACCATTACTTTTTGAAGCTAAAATGGAAGATTTTTGTGATGAAATCATATGCGTTTACGTTGACGAAGAGATTCAAAAACAAAGATTGATTGAGCGTAATAATTTATCTGAAGAAGAGGCTTTAAACAGAATTAGATCGCAAATGCCTTTGAGCGAAAAGTGTAAATTGAGTGATTATATAATTGATAATTCACAAGATATAGAATTTTCTCATAACCAATTTGAATTGATTTTTAAAAAGATAAAGGAGAGCATCCATGTCATTTAA